The Anopheles merus strain MAF unplaced genomic scaffold, AmerM5.1 LNR4000569, whole genome shotgun sequence genome includes a region encoding these proteins:
- the LOC121602677 gene encoding 2-hydroxyacyl-CoA lyase 1-like produces MELDGNAVLAKSLREQGIEYVFGIVGIPVVELSMAMQAEGLKYIGMRNEQAACYAAQAIGYLTGKPGVCLVVSGPGLLHVTGGMANAQVNCWPLLVIGGSTSQDHEGIGGFQECPQVELSRPYCKYAARPPSVALIPMHVEKAVRLACYGRPGAAYLDFPGNLLTAKIMDEVLPVQYTHSPPPVPFPDPKLVAEAAHLLCTAKRPLVIVGKGAAYARSELQVRQLIHQTNLPFLPTPMGKGVVPDLDPQCIAPARTLALQKADVVLLLGARLNWILHFGRPPRYSSDVKIIQVDVNAEEMHNSVPSKVAIQSHITPFTEQLIDALAKNHFRFGYENAWWKDLKAKCETNRKIVDAMALNVETPLNYYAVFHHLQQYIPKDAIIVSEGANTMDIGRTLLHNKFARHRLDAGTFGTMGVGPGFAIAAALYCRDHCPGKKVICVEGDSAFGFSGMEIETMVRYQLPIVIVIVNNGGIYAGFDKQTYDDMRSGGDLTQVTPASALTHETRYENMMSMFGMKGNFVRTIAELRAAVKDALTATDRPHILNIAISPQADRKPQDFKWLTESKL; encoded by the exons ATGGAATTAGACGGAAACGCAGTGTTGGCTAAGTCGTTACGGGAACAG GGCATTGAATATGTGTTCGGGATTGTCGGAATTCCAGTTGTGGAGCTGTCAATGGCGATGCAGGCCGAAGGGTTGAAATATATCGGAATGCGGAACGAACAGGCAGCATGTTATGCGGCACAA GCTATTGGTTATTTGACCGGCAAACCGGGAGTGTGCCTTGTTGTATCCGGACCTGGTTTGTTGCATGTAACTGGTGGCATGGCGAACGCGCAGGTAAACTGTTGGCCTCTATTGGTAATCGGGGGATCGACCTCGCAAGACCACGAAGGTATAGGTGGATTCCAAGAGTGTCCTCAAGTGGAATTGAGTCGACCATACTGTAAATATGCGGCAAGACCACCAAGTGTGGCCTTAATACCGATGCACGTCGAAAAGGCCGTACGATTAGCCTGTTATGGAAGACCCGGCGCCGCTTACCTAGATTTTCCCGGCAATCTGTTAACGGCAAAGATAATGGATGAAGTGTTACCGGTGCAGTACACCCACTCGCCTCCACCAGTACCATTTCCAGACCCAAAGCTTGTTGCAGAAGCGGCACATCTTCTATGTACCGCAAAGCGTCCTTTAGTGATCGTAGGGAAAGGAGCAGCATATGCGCGTTCAGAGCTGCAAGTTCGTCAATTAATACACCAAACTAATCTTCCCTTCCTTCCTACACCCATGGGAAAAGGAGTCGTGCCAGATCTTGATCCACAGTGCATTGCACCTGCTCGTACCTTAGCATTGCAAAAAGCCGACGTCGTGCTATTACTAGGCGCGCGTCTGAACTGGATATTGCATTTCGGTAGACCACCGCGTTATAGTTCGGATGTAAAAATTATTCAAGTAGATGTAAATGCAGAAGAAATGCATAACAGCGTACCGAGCAAAGTAGCGATTCAATCACACATCACACCTTTTACTGAGCAATTAATTGACGCACTTGCCAAAAATCATTTCCGTTTTGGTTACGAAAATGCATGGTGGAAGGATCTGAAGGCAAAGTGTGAGACTAACCGGAAAATAGTCGATGCAATGGCACTAAATGTGGAAACTCCTCTGAATTATTACGCAGTATTTCATCATTTGCAGCAGTACATTCCCAAGGATGCCATCATCGTTAGCGAGGGTGCCAACACGATGGATATTGGCCGAACCCTTTTGCATAACAAGTTCGCCCGGCATCGTCTGGACGCTGGTACCTTTGGAACAATGGGAGTAGGACCTGGTTTTGCAATTGCTGCAGCTCTTTACTGCAGGGATCATTGCCCAGGCAAGAAAGTGATTTGTGTGGAAGGAGATTCTGCTTTCGGATTTTCAGGAATGGAAATTGAAACGATGGTACGATATCAGCTTCCAATAGTGATAGTAATAGTGAACAACGGAGGAATATACGCGGGATTTGATAAGCAAACATATGATGATATGCGTTCTGGAGGAGATCTGACGCAAGT AACTCCAGCATCAGCATTGACGCATGAAACACGTTACGAAAATATGATGAGTATGTTTGGTATGAAAGGCAATTTCGTGCGCACCATTGCAGAGCTGCGGGCTGCCGTCAAGGATGCACTAACGGCAACAGACCGTCCACATATTCTCAATATTGCAATCAGTCCGCAAGCGGACCGCAAACCGCAAGATTTTAAGTGGCTTACAGAATCGAAGCTTTAA